Part of the Microbulbifer salipaludis genome is shown below.
TACCCCGCTCAACTCCATTGAGGTGGTGGTATGGGTGGCGGTGGGTGGCCGCGGCACGCTGTACGGCGCCATCGTTGGCGCCTTGCTGGTGAACTACGCCAAGACCCGCTTTACCGCCATTATGCCCGACGGCTGGCTGTTTGCCCTCGGCGCCTTGTTTGTGATCGTTACCGTGTACCTGCCCAAAGGGCTGGCAGGTTTGTTGCAACGCTCTCCTGATGATGCCCCTGTGCCGCCGGCGCAGGATAAAGTCCCTGCGGGCAACCGCGGCGGAATCGGCCCCCAGGAGGTCAACGCATGACAAATTTCGATTCAATTACCGGCCCCGCGCGGGAGTTGCTGCGCCGGGATACGGCGTGGCCGTTTCTGGTGCCGCGCCGGCGCTCTCCGGATGTCTCCAAGAATGTCATTCTGTATCTCGAGTCGCTGAATGTCAGCTTTGATGGCTTCAAGGCGTTAAACGATTTGACCCTGTATGTGAACGACGGCGAGCTGCGCTGCCTGATCGGCGCCAATGGGGCAGGCAAGACCACCCTGATGGATGTGATTACCGGCAAGACACCCTGCGACAGTGGCAGCGCCTGGTTTGGCCAGAATATCGACCTGCTGGCCCACGACGAGGCGGAAATTGCCCAGCTGGGTATCGGCCGCAAGTTCCAGAAACCCACGGTATTCGAAGCGCACACGGTGTTTCACAACCTGGAATTGTCCCTGCAGGGGAGTAAAGGGGTATGGAGTGCACTCACCGCGCGCCTTTCCCGTAGCGAACGCGATCGTATCGATGAGGTGCTCAATATCATTGGCCTGGAGAAGTCCCGCTACCAGTTGGCCGGGTCCCTGTCCCACGGTCAGAAACAGTGGCTGGAGATCGGCATGTTACTGGCTGCCGAGCCGCGGCTATTACTGGTGGATGAGCCGGTGGCGGGTATGACCGCGGAAGAAACCGAGCGCACCGCCGAGCTGCTCACTTCGCTGGCGGGCAAGCATACGGTGATTGTGGTGGAGCACGATATGGAATTTGTGCGCAGCATTGCGCGTACCGTCACGGTGCTGCATCAGGGCTCGGTACTGGCAGAGGGCACGATGGATCAGGTGCAGAACAACCGCGAGGTTATTGAAGTGTATCTCGGGGAGGAAGCATGATCCGGATTGAAAAACTCAATCAGAAATACGGCGGCACCCAGATTCTGTGGGATCTCGATCTGGACATCGAACAGGGCTCCTGTACCTGCATTATGGGCCGCAACGGCGCCGGCAAAACGACGTTGCTGAAGTGCCTGATGGGACTGTTGCCGGCCAGTGCTGGGCGCATTCTCTATCGGGGTAAACCAATAGAAGGTAGCCCGGCGCAGGCGCGGGCCAAAATGGGCATTGGCTATGTGCCTCAGGGGCGGGATATTTTTCCGCTGCTGACGGTGGAGGAAAACCTGCAGATCGGATTACCGGCGCGGGGGGACGGGCTGAAGAAAATTCCCGAGCGGGTGTTCGAATTGTTTCCGGTATTGAAAGATATGCTGCACCGCCGTGGCGGCGACTTGTCTGGTGGTCAGCAACAACAGCTGGCCATTGGTCGCGCCCTGGTGATTGACCCCAAGGTGCTGATTCTGGATGAGCCGAATGAGGGCATTCAGCCGAATATTGTTCGCCAGATCGGGGATGTCGTCATGCAACTGAATGAGAACGACGGGCTGACGGTGATACTTGTGGAGCAGAAGCTGGGGTTTGCGCGTCGGGTGGGTAAAGAGTTCCGCCTGATGCAGAAAGGTTCGGTGGTGGCCGCGGACAAGATGGCAAACCTGGACGATGCGCTGATTCGACAATATCTGGCGGTATAGAGTCCCGCGGTTGCGTCAACGCACGTCCACCCGGTCACCGATGTGTATGCTGGCCGGTGCCTGCACGGCGGAGGCCGGGGCCAGGTTCATCCCAAAATAAATCTGTCCGTCTTCCCAGCGCCGGTAGCTGGCCAGCGTGCGCAGGGGTTCTTTCTGCGCGCGTCCGGTAAACGGATGCAGGCCGGGGATGGCGCAGCGCGCACAGGGGTGGGTGCAATCGAATACCAGGGGGCCGTCATGGGTGTGTATCGTGAGGGTTTTCCAGTGGTCTTCGGCGAAGGGTTCGCAGCCACTGATCACCAGGTTGGGGCGGAAGCGCAGCATGGAGACCGGCTCGGCGAGGCGACTGTTGAGATCCTCCAGAGAAGCCTGGCTGATCACCAGCAGTGGCGCAGCGTCGGCAAAGCCCACCTGGCGATCTTCTCGCGGCGACACCAGCGGCCGCTGGAATTCTTCCCCCATGGCGACGAGACGCACCGCTGTGCCTAGCTGCTCACTCAACCACTGCGCGGCCGCATCGCCGGCATCGCGCGCAAGCACATCGTCATCCCAGACCCGTACCTCTCTCACATCTGCATCAGCCTCTGGCTGGCGTACATCAATACTGACCCCCTCGGTATTTTCCAGACGTACGCCGGCCCCGGTTACCGTGGCTTTGAGTTGCGCCATGGCGCGCAGACGGCGCTGGGTGACGAACTGGTTGTTGTCGTCCACCAGCATCCAGCGGCGGTCGTTGACCGCACCGAACTGGTCCAGTGGCAAAGACTTGCACTTGTGCCCCTGCAGGGATTTAACCGGAAAATGGTAGAGCGCGGAGATTCGCACCGTCGATTCCTTAATAGGTCGATTCTTTTATGCGCTGATTCTTTCATGGATTGATACTTTCCTGAAGTATTGCGCGCAATCCACGCCGCGCATCACGTACATTAACCTGATCCTGTCTTTGCCTGCCTACCATTTTTTGTGGAATCCCAAGCGCGCCTCGAATGATTCCAGTTCACCGGAATCAATATCCTGGGTGTAGTCGATGATGCCGAACAGGCTGGTTGTGCCACTGAAGTCGACCGTCAGGCCGATCCCGGTTTCCAGCATTGTCTGCCCCCGGCCTACGAATATGGGGGTGGTATTGAAATAGACCGGGTCGGAGCCGTGGTCTTCATACCAGATGTTGGCCTTGAAGTAGGGACGCCACAAGCTGTTTCCATGCAGGATATCGGCAACAAATCGACCGCCGATGCGCGCGGTCAATGCATTCACATTATCGAACGAGATATTTGAGAATCTGTCCTGCGAACCGCTCATGTTTTGGTGTTGCCAGATCAGTTGCCCCTGGGGTTCCAGCGTCCAGGTCCCATCGAGTGGAATGGGGATACCAACCTCCATGGAGGCCGTGATTTCGTTGCCATCGATATCCGCGCTCACCCCTCGGTAGGAACGACTCTCTCCGTCAAAACTGGATAACAACAGCACGCCGTCAAAGTAGGCGCCGCCGGGCCAATGGTGGGTCCAGTAACCGCCCAGATTGTATTGATCCAGCTCCACCTTGCCGGTGGCGAGGTTTTTCTGGGCCAGCGCGAATCCACTCACATCGCCGTTGGCGCCACCGCGACCGATCATCACACCGAATATATCCCTTTGTCCGCCGGCACTGCTGCGACCGTAGATGGGAACACCGAGCTGTATTCCCCACAGGTTCCCATCGTACTTCTGGTCAACGGTACCTCCCTGGCTGAGCTTGAGCTGGTCGCCGAAAGCGCGTACCCAAAGTGCACTGCTGCCGTTATTGCGCTTCGACCAGGCTTGCTCGCCCTCGCGCTCGTGAAACGTGCCGAGGGTCTCCATGGTCAGGGCCCGGCTCACCGAGGGCAGTGCAACATGGGTGGGCACTTCGGGCCGATAGATCGGAATGATGACCCCGCCAGACGACGAGCTGCCGCTTGAGCTGGAGCTGCCACTGGACGAACTACTGGAGCTGCTGGAAGAGCTCCCAGAGGAACTGGAGCTGCTGCCGGAAGAGCTCCCGGAAGAGCTAGAGCCCGAGGAGCTAGAAGACCCGGACGAACTACTGGATGTGCTGCCACCGGAGCTACCGCTAGAAGAGCCACTTGAAGAGCTACTTGAAGAGCTACCACTCGAGGAGCTGCTACTGGAGCTACCCGAGCTCGAACCCGACGAGCTGCTGCTGGTGCCACCGGAACTAGAGCTGGAAGAGCTGCTGGACGAGCTGCTACTGGAGCTACCCGAGCTCGACCCTGACGAGCTGCTGCTAGTGCCGCCGGAGCTGGAGCTGGACGAGCTGCTACTGGAGCTACCCGAGCTCGAACCCGACGAGCTGCTGCTGGTGCCACCGGAGCTGGAGCTGGAAGAGCTGCTGGACGAGCTGCTACTGGAGCTACCCGAGCTCGAGCCCGACGAGCTGCTGCTGGTGCCGCCGGAGCTGGAGCTGGACGAGCTGCTGGAAGAACTGCTACTGGAGCTACCCGAGCTCGAGCCTGACGAACTACTGGACGTGCTGCCACCGGAGCTACCGCTAGAAGAGCTACTTGAAGAGCTGCCACTCGAGGAGCTGCTACTGGAGCTACCCGAGCTCGAACCCGACGAACCGCCGGAGCTTGAGCTTGAGGAGCTGCTCGATGAGCTACTGACGATATGAGATCGCAGGTACCAGTTGTTCTCGGTACCCGCACTTACCCCGCCGCGAAACAGCAAGTATTCATAGGGCCCGGCAGCGACAATGTTCGCCAGGGAAAAAGTACTGGGTGTGCTGCGGCCGTCGATGACCAGATTGACCAGAATGCCATCTGCAACCGTGAGTGCGCCGGGGCCACCGGTGTTGTTGATAAACAGCTGGGTAGAGCCCTGCTCATTGCCGATGGTGCGCAAGTAATCGGAGGGCGAGTCATCACTGGCCAGGAATGTATCGAGTGCCATGCGCCCATTCTGGCCGAGGTAGTCGCCGGTGAGGGAGAGAATATCGAAGGGGCTGTTATTACCGGTCATATCGATCAGGCCAGCGTTTCTCAAGTCAACGCTATTGCCGGGTACCGCCGGTGCGATTCGTCGCTGGCCCTGGTTGGCAAACAGTGTGGCACTGCGGTCGATAAAAAGGCTGCCCGTGTTCGTCCCACTGTCGCCAAGTATCAGGTCACCATTCATGGTCAGTTCGGACCCGCTGAGCAGTCTGATCTGTTCCCATTGGGTCAAGCGGTCGGGTCGGCCACCGATGGTGTTTTCCCACTCCAGCTCGTCCGTTCCGAGACCGCCATTGATGGGGTACCCCATCAGGTTGGTGTCGGTCAGCCCGATCAGGCGGACGTTATCGTCGCCATCTTGCATATCCAGATTGCGAACCTGTCCGCCACTCCAGGTCAGCTCGTCATCGCCCGCACCGGCCATATAGCTGGTTAGCACTCCGCCGAGGATCGTCGCCTGATCTTTCCCGTCGCCCTGTTGCACCGAATTTACAAAGCCACCCTCCATCACGAAGGTGTCATCGCCCGAGCCCTGATCCACCTGAGAGTTGATTCGGGCACCGGCGCGATTAATGACGGTGTCGCGGCCGTTGTCCAGTGACACGGCGGCGCCTTGAATGGTGCCGGCATTGTCGACCAGGGTGTCCGCGTTGCCGGTAACCTGGATCCCAGAATTGAGCGTGGCGCTTGCCTCGTTGGTGATACGCAGGGAGCCATTCCCTGAGGCGGTAATACCCTGATTCAGCGTGCCCTGGTTGACGACGGAATTGTCACCATCACCGTTAATGGTCAGGAACTGGTTGATGTTACCTGTGGCGCGGTTGACGATGTTGTGGTCACCATCTCCGGACATTTCCAGCCCCTGATTGATGGTTCCCGCATTGTCAAAGTTCAACATGCCAATGTTGAGCAGGCTGACACTTTGCAGAATGCCTGCATTGTCGATAGTGAGCATATTTACATCGGTGGCGGCGATGGTCCCGTTCAGGCTGGCCCCCGGCAGAATATCGATCGTTAGTTCTCTGAGGTTATCTACCGCAAATCCGGGATCGCTACCGGAGCAGGTAATGGTATCGCCGGACATCGGCGGGACCGGCTGGCAGTCTGCCTGTGCCCGGGGAGCAAAAACGCCAGATGTGCAAAGCAGGATGAAGAGGAGTGCGAAGGGCGCTGCCCTGTAGCTGGTCTGTCGATGCGTCAAATCCATAGGTGTTTCTCAGTGTCCTTTCCCCTGGCTTGTATGCCGGTTGCGGACCCGGGGTGCCAGTTGATCCGTGGAAGTCAGTATTGACATCTATTACCTGTTATTGGGATGGCTCAAGTTTAGGCTGACTCCATTGTTTGACGGGGTTTTCGCCGACAGTGTGGTAAGATTTCGCGTCATTAATTCAATAAAAGAAGCGTGGGAAGTGAGCGCGATGGAATTCGCACGGTGGGTTTGGGGGGTGGCGCTGATAGGCCTTTCGCTGAGTGCCGGGGCGAGCCCGTTTGTTGTCGGGGAGGGACAGCGCCCGCAAAGTCTTACTCCGTATCTGCAAATCCTGGTCGATGAGCCGGGTAAGCTGGAACTTCAGGATGTGTGGGCGGCTTCATCGCAACGGTGGCAGAGTGGCGTCAATGCAAGTTTTGGTTTTAGTGAAGCGGCCTACTGGGTAGCGATTACCTTACAGAACACCAGCGATGCCCCGATGGGGATGATCATTCGTCAGGATTATCCACTGATTGACCAACTGGATTTCTGGCAGCCTTCTCTTGATGGCGGCTGGCGGCATACGGCAACCGGTGACCGGCGCCCATTCGACTCCCGACCCTTGAATTTGCGCGATTTCGTTTTCCCGATCACGTTACCCGCAAACACCACACACACCTTTTACTTACGTTACCAGACGGCGGGCTCGATGAATATCGGCCTTAGCGTGAGCAGTGAGACCGCCTTTCTACCACAGCTGGGGAAAGAGCAAATATTGCTGGGTATCTACTACGGTGGATTCCTCGTACTGGTGATCTATAACCTGTTCCTCTTTCTGGCCGTGCGGGATCGGGCCTATGCCTATTACATGGGTTATGCCATCAGTTATGGGCTTTATTTCGGGGTGCACAATGGTGTTTATTTCCAGTACCTGTGGCCCGGAAACCCCTGGCTGGCCAATCAGAGCTTGCTGATTCTGCTTGGGCTGACATTGATCTTCGGCATTCAGTTTGTGCGCACCATCTGTTCTGGCCCCCGCCTGGCTCCGCGTACCGATCGGGTTGCCCGTTGGGTTCTCTACGCACTGTTCCCGTTAACAGCTATTGCCCCTTTCGTTGATTATGGGCCGATGATCGTGGTTCTAGCGCTGTTAACCCTGATGCTCTCCATTCTGTTCATGGTGATGGGGGT
Proteins encoded:
- the urtD gene encoding urea ABC transporter ATP-binding protein UrtD, coding for MTNFDSITGPARELLRRDTAWPFLVPRRRSPDVSKNVILYLESLNVSFDGFKALNDLTLYVNDGELRCLIGANGAGKTTLMDVITGKTPCDSGSAWFGQNIDLLAHDEAEIAQLGIGRKFQKPTVFEAHTVFHNLELSLQGSKGVWSALTARLSRSERDRIDEVLNIIGLEKSRYQLAGSLSHGQKQWLEIGMLLAAEPRLLLVDEPVAGMTAEETERTAELLTSLAGKHTVIVVEHDMEFVRSIARTVTVLHQGSVLAEGTMDQVQNNREVIEVYLGEEA
- the urtE gene encoding urea ABC transporter ATP-binding subunit UrtE, translated to MIRIEKLNQKYGGTQILWDLDLDIEQGSCTCIMGRNGAGKTTLLKCLMGLLPASAGRILYRGKPIEGSPAQARAKMGIGYVPQGRDIFPLLTVEENLQIGLPARGDGLKKIPERVFELFPVLKDMLHRRGGDLSGGQQQQLAIGRALVIDPKVLILDEPNEGIQPNIVRQIGDVVMQLNENDGLTVILVEQKLGFARRVGKEFRLMQKGSVVAADKMANLDDALIRQYLAV
- a CDS encoding MOSC N-terminal beta barrel domain-containing protein, which codes for MRISALYHFPVKSLQGHKCKSLPLDQFGAVNDRRWMLVDDNNQFVTQRRLRAMAQLKATVTGAGVRLENTEGVSIDVRQPEADADVREVRVWDDDVLARDAGDAAAQWLSEQLGTAVRLVAMGEEFQRPLVSPREDRQVGFADAAPLLVISQASLEDLNSRLAEPVSMLRFRPNLVISGCEPFAEDHWKTLTIHTHDGPLVFDCTHPCARCAIPGLHPFTGRAQKEPLRTLASYRRWEDGQIYFGMNLAPASAVQAPASIHIGDRVDVR
- a CDS encoding autotransporter domain-containing protein — translated: MPTHVALPSVSRALTMETLGTFHEREGEQAWSKRNNGSSALWVRAFGDQLKLSQGGTVDQKYDGNLWGIQLGVPIYGRSSAGGQRDIFGVMIGRGGANGDVSGFALAQKNLATGKVELDQYNLGGYWTHHWPGGAYFDGVLLLSSFDGESRSYRGVSADIDGNEITASMEVGIPIPLDGTWTLEPQGQLIWQHQNMSGSQDRFSNISFDNVNALTARIGGRFVADILHGNSLWRPYFKANIWYEDHGSDPVYFNTTPIFVGRGQTMLETGIGLTVDFSGTTSLFGIIDYTQDIDSGELESFEARLGFHKKW
- a CDS encoding diguanylate cyclase, whose product is MEVSIDIYYLLLGWLKFRLTPLFDGVFADSVVRFRVINSIKEAWEVSAMEFARWVWGVALIGLSLSAGASPFVVGEGQRPQSLTPYLQILVDEPGKLELQDVWAASSQRWQSGVNASFGFSEAAYWVAITLQNTSDAPMGMIIRQDYPLIDQLDFWQPSLDGGWRHTATGDRRPFDSRPLNLRDFVFPITLPANTTHTFYLRYQTAGSMNIGLSVSSETAFLPQLGKEQILLGIYYGGFLVLVIYNLFLFLAVRDRAYAYYMGYAISYGLYFGVHNGVYFQYLWPGNPWLANQSLLILLGLTLIFGIQFVRTICSGPRLAPRTDRVARWVLYALFPLTAIAPFVDYGPMIVVLALLTLMLSILFMVMGVISLLRGSVPARYFLVGWAALLVSVVIYMLKTFGLVPHNGFTHNAFQVGALVEMVLLSLALGARVGEIQRYGYTDQLTTLFNRRYFDERLAREFTLAARSGTPLALLILDLDHFKAINDRLGHVRGDDALCAVGQLLRKQVRKPVLACRYGGEEFAILLPRTDREQASAVAGRLLKLVSELALDGISLSASIGIATFEQQNFASAMQLIEAADAALYRAKQSGRNRFELAQCESDVNAPTLAAVTQ